TGACAGCAATGGAAGTAGAAGAGTGGGAAAGGGAAGGATTGgttgagtatgaggaggatgagAGCCTAGTGTTGGAGGAAATGGAAGCCGAGGAGGAATCAGGCCAAGATCAGGTTGTAGCTCACCCTGACACAGGGCACAACTTGGTCTTATGGAGAATTATGCATTCACAACAAGCACCCTTAGAAGCTGACCAGAGATCCCTGATCTTCAGGAGTAGATGCACAGTTCATGGAAGGGTTTGTAACTTGATCATAGATGGAGGGAGCTGTACCAATGTGGCCTCCATCACCATGGTCAACAAGCTAAATCTGGTGACTCAAGATCACCCAAATCCTTACAAACTCAGATGGTTAAACAAGGGAGCAGAGGTTAAGGTTGACAAACAATGCCTGGTCCCATTCTCTATTGGGAAGGTATACAAGGATGAGGTACTGTGTGATGTTGTGCCCATGGATGCTTGCCACTTGCTATTAGGGAGGCCATGGGAGTTTGACAAGAATACAACTCATCAGGGAAAGGAGAATGTTTATAGCTTCAAGCATGAAGGTAAGAAGGTCACCCTAACCCCCTTACcaccaaatcaaagaaactaTGGGAGCCCAAACATGCCAGAAGAGATCAGTGGTGTACTGTTCTTATCTGAGGCTGCCATGATTCAGGAAATGAAACAAGAACAACCTGTGTTCATCCTACTGTCCAAGGAAGTGATTGAAAGAGAGGGTTCAGAGTTGCCTGCAGAAATTGAACCTTTGATCCATAAGTTCTGGGATGTCTTTCCAAAAGGACTACCTAGTGGACTGCCACCCTTGAGGGGAATTGAGCACCATATTGATCTTGTACCAGGTGCTGTACTGCCTAACAGACCTGCTTACAGGAGTGATCCAGCAGCCACCAAGGAGTTACAACACCAAATTCAGGAGCTTATGAGCAAGGGCTTTGTCAGGGAGTCTCTAagtccttgtgcagtccctgcATTGCTTGTTCCtaagaaagatggaacatggagAATGTGTACTGACAGTAGAGCCATCAACAATATTACTGTCAAGTATAGATTCCCAATTCCAAAGTTGGATGACATGCTTGATGAGCTGAGTGGTGCCAGAattttttccaagattgatctcaggcaaggataccatcaggtgagaATCAGGGAGGGAGATGAatggaagactgccttcaaaacaaagcatgggttatatgagtggcttgtgatgccatttggcctCTTAAATGCACCCAGCACTTTCATGAGGTTGATGACTGAAGTGTTGAGGCCATGCTTAGGCCAGTTTGCTATAGtgtactttgatgacatactggTGTACAACAGCAGCAGAGGAGAACATCTCAGGCATCTTGAAGTGATTTTTAAGATTCTCAGGGAGCAGAAACTGTTTGGCAAGTTGGAAAAGTGCACCTTCATGGTTGAATAGGTGACCTTTCTAGGGTACATTGTCTCTGGAAGGGGTATATCAGTAGACCAGGAGAAAATCTCAGCAATCCAGTCCTGGCCAATCCCTAAGACAATCACTGAAGTTAGGGGATTCCATGGATTGGCTTCCTTTTACAGAAGATTCATTAAAAACTTCAGCTCAGTTGTAGCACCAATCACTGAGTGCATGAAGAAGGGAGAGTTTCAATGGACTGACAATGCTTAACAGTCCTTTGAAAGAATTAAGAAGTTGATGTGTGAAACCCCTATCCTGAAGTTGCCAGATTTTGATCAGCTGTTTGAAGTTGAATGTGATGCCAGTGGAGTTGGCATTGGAGCAGTTTTAATTCAGGCTCAGAAAACAGTAGCCTATTTCAGTGAGAAGCTAATTGGAGCTAAACTGAAATACTCTACCTATGATAAAGAGTTTTATGCTATCATCAGAGCCCTGATGCACTGGAATCATTACTTGAAGCCCAAACCATTTGTGTTACATTCAGACCATGAGGCACTGAAATATATCaatggtcaacacaaattgaGCCACATGCATGCTAAGTGGGTGGAGTTCATGCAATCATTCACTTTTTCCAGCAAGTACAAGGAGGGAAAAAAAATGTGGTAGCAGATGCTTTGTCAAGGAGACATACCTTACTATCAGTCATGGGAAACAAGGTCCTTGGGTTTGAATTTATGAAAGAGATGTATAAGGAAGACCCTGATTTTTCTGAAGAATGGATCACTCAGACTGAGGGACAAAAGGTTCCAGGGAACAAATATCTCTTGCAGGAAGAGTTCTTATTCCAGGGCAACAAGCTGTGTGTGCTTAGAGGATCTTACAGGGATCTACTAATAAGGGAAGTTCACTCAGGAGGCTTAGGAGGTCACTTTGGAGTCCAAAAGACCTTGGACATCCTTCAGGACCAGTTCTATTGGCCCAGGATGATGGGAGATGTCCAGATTATTCTCAGAAGGTGTTCAGTGTGTCAGCAGGCCAAAAGCTCGTTCAGCTGGTCCTTACACTCCTCTACCAAAGTGCTCGATAAGCCATGGGAAGATGTAAGTATGGATTTTGTTGTTGCCTTACCCAGGACTCAGAGGGGCAAGGATTATGTGATGGTAGTTGTTGATAGGTTCAAAGAAGATGGCTCATTTTGTGGCATGCAAGAAGACCGAGGATGCTTTGCCAGTGTTGCTGAGCTCTATTTACAGGAAATTGTGAAGCTACATGGAGTGCCAAAGACCATAGTGTCTGACAGGGACACCAAATTCATGAGTTATTTTTGGAAAACCCTGTGGAGGTTTCTGAAAACAAAGTTGTTGTTCAGTACATCTCACCACCCTCAGACTGATGGACAAACTGAAgtcaccaacaaaacattgggcAGGATCCTGAGATGCATAGTCAGCAAGTCCTTGAGGGATTGGGATTTGAAATCGTCACAAGCCGAGTTTGCATTCAATAGGGCACCATCTCACGCGTAATCGGTCATAGTCcatttgagatagtctatggggttAATCCACTCATGCCCTTAGATTTATCCAGTGTTCCAAGAGAGGAGATGAACCTTGATGCTAAGGCCAGAGCTGAACAAATGCTAAAACTTCATGATTCAGTCAAGAAACAAATTGAAAGAGCCAATGAAAGGTACAGGAAGCAGTCTAAGGTCCCTCAAAGGAAGAAGGAATTCATGCCAGGTGATCTGGTCTGGATTCATCTAAAGAAAGAGAGGTTCCCAGCCAGGAGAAAGAGTaagttaatgccaagagctgatggcccaTTTGAAATTGTTGAAAAGATTGGATCAAATGCCTACAAGGTGGATTTACCAGGTGATTATGGAGTACATGGTACTTTCAATGTGGGAGATCTCAGTCCTTACTATGATTCAGATGATGAGGAGGCTACAGGCTTaaggacaagccctgttcaaccgaGGGAGGCTGCAACAGGATCCAGGGATCAGGGCAACACTGATCAGGCAGCAGGCAATAATCCCAATCATACTACCCTGTCAACAACCCCTGCCATGCCTGCTTTGGGAAGTCCCAGGTATCAGCACAAactcaaccaccagctgccaccctgGCCAGCTGAAACATTGACCAACTAAGATCAGAAAAGTCCTAAGGAGCCAGGCCTAATTCACCCTGCAatcaagagaaaatacaactgaAAGTCAAGCTGCTGAaagggacataaagcataaagtaaATTGCCATTTTCGGCTAAACAAAGAAGGAGTCATATCTTGAAAAACTTTTGCTTGTCTCTCCATATTGAGATACCACCTCGTAACCAAAGTCAAGGCCCCCACCGCACCCATTCGTCCTTACACTCCCGGCCAAAGCAACACTGCAGCCTAGGAAGCGCATGTCACTATCGGTCGGGAATTTCGTTGTTTTCTTGCAGTTTCTTTTAAATCATTTTGTCATCATTGTAAAATATTTCCAGTACTTTATTTATGTCCTAAGAAcgaatcctggcccttagatgagATTAATAGGTTAAACTTTGAACCAGATCTCCAAgaggaaggcctatataaggacctctcctccaactacattgaggcagcttttgatgaatattaaacctgagttttctctcaattttaaatctctataacttgtgcttagtctgtagttaaGAGTCAGGCTTGTTAACATCTTGTGCTTAGACTGTAGGTGTTGAACAAAGTCTGTTGGTAAGGTTCATTCAATCCCGTGCTCGGATCGTGGGTTGTGTGGTCTTCTTTGTTAACTTGAGTTGGTTATTATCTGTGCTAGGCTGTGATAATTTCCATGTTAAGTTGTCCAAATTGTTAGCTTGTTTCCCTGTGAGTATTATGTGGGATttaagttgataattatatcccttgGTTCCCTCTCAGCCATCAAATAACATTCCTGTGTCAAGCAGTTTGATTCTTCCTGTTAGCCTGTCTTATTTATTCAACTAAAAATACTTAGAATATCTCAAAATTCCTGGAATTTTACTCAGAGCTAGTTTAATCAATTAACTAGCTTGTCACCAAATTTCATGATTTTAGCAGGCCATTTGGTATTTTTAATTATATTCTTAAGTCTGTTGCATTCCTGAACAATTCAGGAAACTCTTGTCTAGGCAAAGATTGAGTCTTTTGTGTCAGGCATGGGGTTTGACACTGCacaaaggaatatgtggttcatactagttcctgttggctccttatgggtatctgactcatatttgcaatAGAGAAAGGCTGGTACTCCTGAAGAGCGTGAGAAGCTGAGGAAGCATGAGCCCGTGGATTATAAAATccgcgaagtagcaaaggagaaccaaaagtacttgactgaggaggaagaagaggccggattccgagtcgttcgtccgtcgaagaaaccgaaaacGGCTTCTGCCGAGAAGATGGTGATGGATAGAAATGGtaaagctagaccgcgagaacgaccgttgatgattaggtcggagatagcgcaagagcgcccggcttgtggccgagacaagaaatatgacaagggtgatAAAGGCAAAGGGCAAATGGAataatagccttagtcatttattatagtattatttattattatttgggtTGTAATAAACGGCAGGTTTTTGGAATCCTAGCCTAGTATTTATTTTCAACATTgttattttatatgtatttggcatattattactatttatggaacaatgaataaaagatatattagttaagaaactgttatgattttcttttattattcttgtcgaatttcaaatgcaaatgcaaatgtccttctatttacattaaaataatgggttgtatcctgtgaaggattgcctacgtattcattagaaaaaatgaaatcaaaccctgtgcgtagttcaagtaaatgtaaaagaataattgttcgaagcaagagcttataatgaactttagaaaaataagcatgtgctttacttactcctaaggaaagTACAATTCAATtttgatgatgtgaggatgaCAAAATGTCGAAATGCAAGAGCGAAATGACATAAACTTTCTTTAAGCGGGCCAAGgaccatttttatttcgtgtcgcaagagcggcacaTGCATGTTACACGAGACGTGCTTTCGTCCTATGCTAAggatagtatcgtttcagttggtctaggttggttgggttagcaaattcattcccatctaggtctgtaatcctaaccgcaccccctgagagaatggacttgactaagaaaggtccggcccaattaggtttaaactttcctcgtggatcgacaggtaggagagctctgactgatttgagcaccaaatctccttctttgatgttcctgggcttaacccgtttattaaaggctcgtttgatacgcgcctgatatgtctgcacattatgtaatgcgcgcaaacTTCGTTtgccaagaggatgagttcctcatatctatccatattccattaagcttctgggatttgactttcgatcAAAATGCTTAGGGGTGGAATTTCTAATTCAACTGGTtgcacaacttccatgccgtaagttaaaAAGAAaagagtagccccagtgggcgtcctaactgatgtgtgaTATCCCCATAGCGcaaaaggtattttgctaggccaatatcgataattgtcgatcattttcatgaagatcatgacgacattcttgttagctgcctctaccgcgccgttagtttggggtctatatggcgaggaatggtgatgtttgattttgtatttggctagcaattgtgcagCTTCGGCTTGCAAATGTGACCCGTTATCACTGATtatctcatgcgggcaaccatgtcgacagatgatattggtttgtatgaactttgccacatgtttggctgtaagACAAGTGTAGGATgatgcttcgacccatttagtaaaatagtcgatagctaccaaaatgaaacagtgacctcctgttccagctggagtgattttcccaatGATGTCTATTCTCCAAGCGggaaatggccaaggagatgtcatggtgtaaagcattgaggGAGGGATATGTTGCACATTttcgaagatctggcaattgtggcaatgtctgacgtatttaatacaatctgactccattgtcgtccattaatatcctagacgcgtgattttctttgccatcatgggtccactcatgtgaggaccgcattctccatcatgaacttcttccattactttctgtgcctgtgaatgatcaaggcaacgcaagatgaCACCGAGTGGTGTTCtcttgtacaattctccttgcataaggAGGCACTAAGAGGCGAGTAGACGTATGGcgtgttgtcccctcttgtccatatctggtgggtatgtattattaagtttgaagtttagaatggcttggaaccatggttcctctgagctttcttcttcatctgtaaggaggtgtacgtaggccggttctgaccgtcgttcgatgcataaaggcatttcaaccatgttgtctggcatattaatcaaaggtgCAAGTTTTGCAaaagcgtctgcaaattgattctcttcacgaggtaggtgtagataagtgacctgatcgaagaattggacgacttgatctatcctagcctgctagggtgctagactttcacttcggattttccaagatcccgtaacttggttaatgatcaaggatgagtctccgtgaactcgaagattcttaattCCTAAGCTCACTGCTGCTTGCAGACCAATGAGgaaagcttcatactctgctgcattatttgtcacctcgaagtcgagtttgacagaaagtggtgtatgctcgccttcaggcaaaatgagcaacactcctattccaaatcctcttaaattcgatgctccatcagaataaagatcccaagagtctatactggtctgtaggatgtcctcgtctggaaatgaccacgtgtctatttcttgggtatcgttgataggattaaCTGCGAAAAATtcagcaacggcgcgcccctttatgactttcaaaggtacgtactTGAGATTAAATTATGAgtgcattaaggtccatcttgccaaacgtccgttgaggacgggtttctcgaagaggtatttgacgggatccattttagaatacaccttgacagagtagctaagcatgtagtggcgtagcttctttgttgcctacataagagcgaggcatgtcttttcgagaggtgtatacttactctcgtactccaaaaacttcttactaaggtagtagatagctctttcttcttttccaatggtctgtgcgagcatagcccccatggccgtttcggtgattgtgagatataaaccaagtggttgatctcgttggggaggcattagcactggtggtttggccaatatctctTTAATCCcatcgaacgccttttgacagtcgtcgtcccacatggtaTGATTTGTTTTCTTTAGCCttttgaaaataggttcgcagatcatagtgagctttgatatgaatcgacttatatacttcACTTAgtttgcctagaaatcctctaacctccttttctgtttggggttgtggcatttcgattaaagctttgatcttggatggatcaatttctattcctctttggctAACTACATACCCTAGAAGCTTTCCTGATGTGACTCTGAaggtgcatttctgaggattgagcctcatgttgtacttgcgcagtcttaggaagaatttgcgaaggtcatcgatgtgcccttttctatccttagatttgacaatcatatcatctacatatacttctacttctttatgcatcatgtcatgtagtaaagtggtcgcagtgcgttggtatatagctccagcattgattagcctgAACGGCATAACAGTATAAGAATATGTGCCctactgagtgacgaaggctgtcttatgcatatcCTCTTctgccattttgatttggttatatcttgcatatccgtccatgaaggataacaatgcgtgatctgctgtattatctaccaatatgtcgatatggggtagagggaagtcgtctttaggactcgctttgttcaggtctctgaaatcaacacaaacccggattcgccaatcctttttgggtacggggactatgttagccaccttgtctgaatactcggaaactttgatgaacccggctttgaattgcttatcgacttcttctttgatcataagagcccactcggtcctcatccgacggaccttctgttttacaggtttgaaacttGGTTTcattggaatgcgatgttctgaaatatccatgtcgatccctggcatgtccttgtaagaccatgtgaaaatgtctttgaactcgtgtaagatgttgatgaaattggccctttcagttgggtctaaggtcgtccctatcctaagttcttggggttctagttcggttcctacgttgatgggttcgatgTTCTCTACAACTGgttccccttccccctcttgtagtatctccttaattatatagggaggtaattcgacggagtctgggttaggatcatcctcattatcatcataaatagagttgcattcagaaaaacacgagcagtaagcagaatcagatttattcatattaaattttgaaaagagctgaaacaaagaagccatatgttcagtagttagtggcggtaaagggacagctgctgggacatttcccaagctgctATTACTATGTGATGCTATGCTACGAGAAACAATGGGATGGGGAGTGAtgacagaagaagactctctagcgacttctctagactcagactctgattcagacTCTGActtcgactctgactcgaattcatcgtcttcgggttct
The Silene latifolia isolate original U9 population chromosome 11, ASM4854445v1, whole genome shotgun sequence genome window above contains:
- the LOC141613717 gene encoding uncharacterized protein LOC141613717, which codes for MSEERLAGMETRIETLAGNVDTLLNVVHVVMERFPNHDPRRQPPPRGRGRGRGFFMGAGRGQPPPGYESDSEESIRTQEEVPEHTDKHLKVEIPEFFGSLNPDDLLEWIRDVEKIFEYKGYTDVKAFKVAVLKLKGYASLWQDERPVETYLREFEQLTLQCEINEKPEQRIARFLEGLDKNIATKVRMQPLWSYDDVVNLSLRVGKMGKAKPAVPKTTTRPLFRPFTGVRIGSTPKPAAPPTLDKGKAPMNQKTNPPVTEGKIKCFQCQGYGHFRNDCPSKRALTAMEVEEWEREGLVEYEEDESLVLEEMEAEEESGQDQVVAHPDTGHNLVLWRIMHSQQAPLEADQRSLIFRSRCTVHGRVCNLIIDGGSCTNVASITMVNKLNLVTQDHPNPYKLRWLNKGAEVKVDKQCLVPFSIGKVYKDEVLCDVVPMDACHLLLGRPWEFDKNTTHQGKENVYSFKHEGKKVTLTPLPPNQRNYGSPNMPEEISGVLFLSEAAMIQEMKQEQPVFILLSKEVIEREGSELPAEIEPLIHKFWDVFPKGLPSGLPPLRGIEHHIDLVPGAVLPNRPAYRSDPAATKELQHQIQELMSKGFVRESLSPCAVPALLVPKKDGTWRMCTDSRAINNITVKYRFPIPKLDDMLDELSGARIFSKIDLRQGYHQVTFLGYIVSGRGISVDQEKISAIQSWPIPKTITEVRGFHGLASFYRRFIKNFSSVVAPITECMKKGEFQWTDNA